One Colias croceus chromosome 29, ilColCroc2.1 DNA segment encodes these proteins:
- the LOC123704270 gene encoding zinc finger BED domain-containing protein 4-like — MRAKCSAIWVYFNEVDGDTVRCNLCNQTYSRKGRGTSGLRSHLKSRHKTEYAEYEKCAEASKKAEVQKRQCTEEPSLQLVKRQALQESLMKDHCWDLSHEKSRELDKLICEMIALQDLPFNFVEGIGFRRFVHAAQPEYDLKEPHYYTSHLCNYIYPKLYLKIKNIIKDLQHVSFTTDIWTEPGADVSMLNFTVHGINDDFKRVSLLLKCLTLEERHTGDLVAQKLDEIREEWDIPRQKLHAIIIRDGGSNMRRAARIPQIDIDCTLHQIQLCIRSALASNEHFSTLLAKCKQISTHFNHTITGQKELNDFQECLGLPQLSVIQECDTRWNSMFYMIERLIKIKDAIILYTSLHPNLPQLVPSDWLKLENCAKILKPFEEVTKTLSSTDASISSVIPLIHVLTCTMQKHLREDNIGNDQDCKNVTQKLIGEINNRFGELHNNNLYAISTYLDPKYKTKFFNEITKERIELALLTEVSISTSQRPIDNVVMEADNQPSTSSGVYTSCPTAAASTGNTIDSMLAEMLASEPNSDDEFETLPEDKCLVLKSLLNNYVKEKRIHMHEDSLLWWKNNPKYSMLYGAVRQYLSSPPSSVPRERLFSNAGLVGITVR, encoded by the exons ATGAGAGCGAAGTGTAGTGCTATATGGGTATACTTTAATGAAGTAGACGGTGATACTGTGCGTTGTAACTTGTGCAATCAAACttattcaagaaaaggtcgcgGGACTTCTGGATTACGAAGCCATCTCAAGTCACGGCATAAAACGGAATATGCTGAGTATGAAAAATGTGCAGAGGCTTCGAAAAAGGCTGAAGTGCAAAAACGTCAGTGCACAGAAGAACCTTCTCTTCAGTTGGTCAAGAGGCAAGCTTTACAAGAGTCATTAATGAAAGACCACTGCTGGGATTTATCACACGAAAAAAGTCGCGAGCTTGATAAATTAATCTGCGAAATGATTGCGTTGCAAGATTTGCCTTTCAATTTTGTAGAGGGTATTGGTTTTAGACGTTTTGTCCATGCCGCTCAGCCTGaatatgatttaaaagaaCCTCACTATTATACTTCTCATTTGTGTAATTACATTTAtcctaaactttatttaaagattaaaaacattataaaagatTTGCAACACGTATCTTTCACTACTGATATATGGACAGAGCCTGGAGCTGATGTTTCTATGCTAAATTTTACAGTCCATGGCATTAATGATGATTTCAAAAGGGTATCTTTACTTCTTAAATGTCTCACGCTCGAAGAACGACACACTGGCGATCTGGTGGCTCAAAAGCTCGACGAAATACGAGAGGAATGGGACATTCCTCGGCAAAAGCTACATGCAATAATTATCCGTGACGGTGGATCTAATATGAGACGAGCTGCCCGTATCCCGCAAATCGATATAGATTGCACCTTACATCAAATACAGTTGTGTATACGTTCAGCTTTGGCCAGTAATGAACATTTCTCAACGCTGTTGGCTAAATGTAAACAGATTTCAACGCACTTCAATCATACTATAACTGGACAAAAAGAATTGAACGACTTTCAAGAATGCCTGGGTTTACCTCAGCTGTCAGTTATACAAGAATGTGATACTCGGTGGAACAGCATGTTTTATATGATTGAGCGACTAATTAAGATAAAGGATGCTATCATACTATATACATCGCTACATCCAAATTTGCCGCAACTTGTACCAAGTGATTGGTTGAAACTTGAAAATTGTGCGAAAATTCTGAAACCCTTTGAAGAGGTAACTAAAACTTTGAGCAGCACTGATGCAAGCATATCCTCTGTTATACCACTGATTCATGTCTTAACATGTACAATGCAAAAACATTTGAGAGAAGATAACATCGGTAATGACCAAGATTGCAAAAATGTCACCCAAAAACTTATAGGAGAGATTAACAACCGCTTCGGTGagcttcataataataatctctATGCTATCTCTACTTATTTGGATCCAAAATACAAAAcgaaattttttaatgaaataactaAAGAACGCATTGAATTAGCACTATTAACTGAAGTTAGTATATCAACCAGCCAACGCCCAATAGATAATGTCGTCATGGAAGCTGACAATCAACCATCCACTAGTTCTGGAGTTTACACATCCTGCCCCACAGCCGCCGCTTCCACGGGAAATACTATAGATTCAATGTTAGCCGAAATGCTAGCCTCTGAACCAAATAGTGACGATGAATTTGAAACTTTACCAGAAGATAAATGCCTGGTACTAAAgtcattattaaataactacgttaaagaAAAACGAATTCATATGCATGAAGACAGTCTTCTATGGTGGAAAAATAATCCCAAATATTCGATGCTATACGGAGCTGTACGGCAATACCTATCTTCTCCTCCATCAAGTGTCCCCAGAGAACGACTTTTTAGCAATGCTGGATTG gtcgGCATCACTGTCAGATAA